The Plasmodium vivax chromosome 13, whole genome shotgun sequence nucleotide sequence GACTGCCCTCACACCAGGAACTGCCAAACCGATTCACctcccttcctttttttggcgaaACGTCATGGACCCATTTCTGGGGAAAATGCTCAGGGGGGTTCTTCTCCTGCTCCTCTCTCTCTCGGCCCTTCGGGGAGGTCCGACCCGCCACAAATGTATTCACGTGTGTTAGCATGTGCATCCATTTGTTATGCACTTGTTACGCCCTTGTCATGCGTAGGGGCTGATGTGGGGGCCCCCTCGTCCACCGCGCGCTCCCCTTCCAATTGAAccgaaaaggaaattcaCCCACGTGTCCGCCACAGGCCTTTCCAAAGACGCCTGGACCTGCCGCAAAGACTACGCGTATGGGAGTTGCCTCCACCAAGCCTAAGCGCGCTCTGGTGCTGCACCCCTTGTGGTGTGCATCctccacaaaagggggaagcaatgAATGGAGGGGTGGACATGCCTTCGCAGGTGTATGTCTATATGCTTACGTCAACGcttgcttattttttatttatttttttttttttcccttcggTGAAGGCGTCCATGCGCAGAGGGTACGTCGAGGGGGGCACAGCGAGGAGGGAACGAGGGAAACACGTGGAGCGAACGATGAGGAAACGAGCTGCCACGCCCTTCCCCACCACCGCGTGCTCTCCACTGTACGCTCCCCACTGTATGCTCCCCACTTGACCAGCGCCCACTCACCCCCCACAGGGTGGCACCAGGTGAACGCCTCCCAGGAGTGCGTCGCGCCCTTGTCCTACCGAGGGCCCTGCCCGCGCTTCCTCCAAATGGAAAGCAAAGCCACTCAGAAGAGGCTGCTCGAAGGGGAGTGCCGCATTTCCTGGTGAGGCGCGCCACCGCGCGGATGCGCTTTATTCGGCTGACGCTGCTGATGCTGCTAATGCTGCTCATGACGCTGCTAATTCGGCTAACGCTGCTACTCCCGCTTCTCTAcccctttgcttttttcccctcctaaAAGGCCCTGCCTAGACCAGTGCGAAAGGAACTACTCCCTCCAGTGCCCCGAGCAGTGGGCGCCAGAGGACGAGAAGACGTGCCGGCCACTTGCCATTTATGAAGGTGCGCACAGGGGGGTCTCCTGACAGACTAGATAAGTCAAACGCAGTGGAGAGGGAAGAGCACCTCCCGGTAACTCCACACAATTGATGTGCTCTCCCCTCCTCAACAGGGACGTGTCTTCCTCCCCACGACTTCTCCAAAATGACTGACCCTCAAAAGAAAATTTGGAGCAACAAATGTGAAACGGACTGGCCATGCATGGTTAGACACGCAAGTTTGTGCGCT carries:
- a CDS encoding hypothetical protein, conserved (encoded by transcript PVX_085075A) — its product is MDPFLGKMLRGVLLLLLSLSALRGGLSKDAWTCRKDYARPCAEGWHQVNASQECVAPLSYRGPCPRFLQMESKATQKRLLEGECRISWPCLDQCERNYSLQCPEQWAPEDEKTCRPLAIYEGTCLPPHDFSKMTDPQKKIWSNKCETDWPCMVRHASLCAAWGMPLCGSPPSTLSSACFSPISKASCKKDYSRGCPQVIPGWMSLRG